The following nucleotide sequence is from Natronosalvus caseinilyticus.
GCCGTCGTCACCGGCCTCGAGGGATCCGACGTCAAAGCCAACCGCAAGGTCGGCGACGAAGTCGACACCGTGCTGGCCAGTCTGACGACGGGCGAGGACGTCACCGCGTTGCTCGTCACCGACGGCGCCCAGGACGAGTCGGTCGTCCCGATCATCCGCTCGCGGGTGCCCATCGACGGCGTCCGCCGGGTGGTCGTCCGCCAGGCCCAGAATCTCGAGTCGATGTACTACACGATGAAGCAGGTGCTGGCCGACCCCGAGACCCGCGGGACGGTCCTGATCCCGATCGGGATCTTGCTCCTGGTGTACCCCCTGGCGCTCCTCGGCAGCCTGTTCAACCTGCCGGGGCTGATGCTGGGGGTAACCTCGGCGCTGCTCGGCCTGTATCTGATCTCGCGCGGCCTCGGCCTCGGCGAGCACCTCGACGAGACCGTCGAGCGACTCCGCCTCTCGCTGTACGCCGGGCGGATGACCCTCATCGCGTACGTCGTCGCCGCCACGCTGATGGTGCTCGGGGGTGTCAGCGGCCTCGACACGATCGAGACCGTCCAGGACGAGACCGGCGGGAGCGTTCCGGTCGCGCTCGCGGCGTTCGTCTACGGCTCGATCCAGTGGATCGCCGCCGCCGGCATCACGACCAGTCTGGGCCAGATCACCGACGAGTACATCGCTGGTAGCCTCGAGTTGCGCTACCTGAACGCCCCGTTCTACGTGATCGCGATGGCGATCGTCCTCCACGCGGTGAGCGCCTTCTTCCTCGACCGGGCCGGCATCCCGTATCTCGCGACGGCGTTGACGGGCGGGACGCTCCTGGGGATCGTGAGCACGCTCACGTTCGCCGTCGCGGAGTCGCGCCTGTCGGACGGCGCCCGTCGCGTCGAGGGTGCTTGAGACGAGGGCGATTACTGGTGGTGCTTGAACGAAGACGGCCGTTTCCGGCGGTCAGACGCCCGCACGATTCCGTCGACGGAAACGCATCGACGGGCCGTATTGGTGGGTAACAGAGTATTTATACATCCAGTGAGTGGCAAACGGGTATATGGGTGAACGTCCGGAAAACGACGGGACTGCGTCTTCTCCACCCGGCGCAGACGCCTCCTTCTCGGAACTCTATCGAACGCTCGTCGACGCCGTCCCCGGTGGGGTCTGTCAACTCGATGCGGACGGTCGCCTCGTCGCCGTCGACGACGCCCTCGTCGAACTGACGGGATACGATCGCGAGGAACTGGTGGGTGCACGCCCCTCCGCGTTCCTCGCGGACGACGACGCGGAACGATTGAAGGCCGAATTTCGATCGCGGTCGACGACCGACGCTTCGACGCTCGAGTTCGAACTCGCGATCCAGACCGCCTCCGGCGACTCGATTCCCTGTGAACTCCGACTCAACGTCGTGTCGGCGGGCGGCCCGTCTCGAGGGGCGGTCTGCGTCGTTCGCGACCAGTCCGACCGGAAGCGACGAGAAGCCGAATTGGAGAGCGTCCAGGACGCGTTCGAGTCGATGGCTTCGGTCCTCGACGAGGCCGACGTCGGCGTCTTCCTCCTCGATTCGGACTTCGAGATCGTGTGGGCCGACCGGACGATCGAGCGGTTCTTCGACCTCGAGCGGGAGGCCGTCGTCGGTCGCGACAAGCGCGACGTGCTCGAGGAGACGATCGCTGACCGGGTGGCCGATCCGGAGTCGTTCGTCGACGTCATCCGCTCGAGCTACGAGGACAACACCGCCGCCGAGCGATTCGAGTGTCGCCTCCAGTCGGTGGACGGAGCAGAGGAACGGTGGCTCGAGCACCGGAGCAATCCGATCACGGCCGGCCAGTATGCGGGCGGGCGAATCGAACTCTACTACGACGTCACGGATCGGAAGCGATCCGAGGTCGCGCTGTACGAACGTGAAGAGCAGTTGCGGACGCTGATCGAGGCGGTCGACGAGTACGCGATTTTCATGCTCGACACCGACGGGACGGTCGTCACGTGGAACACGGGTGCGCAGGCGATCAAGGGCTACACCACCGACGACGTCGTCGGCGACCACTTCTCGACCTTTTATCCGGAGGAGGATGCCGCGGACGGGAAACCGGAGCGGCTGCTGGCGACGGCGCGCGAGGAGGGGCAGGTCGAAGACGAGGGGTGGCGCGTCCGGAAGGACGGCTCGCGGTTCTGGGCAAACGTCGTCATCACCGCGATCAGGGACGACGGCGACCTGGTCGGGTACGCGAAGGTCACGCGAGACATGACCGAGCGACGAGAGTACGAGGAGCAACTCCGCCGCGAGCGCGACCTGACCGAACAACTCTTGCGGACCTCGCCGATCGCGATCTCGGTCCGGGACGCCGAAGGCTCGCTCCTCCTGGCGAACCACCGCGCGAGAGAGCTGTTCGGACTCACGGAGCCGGACCTCGCCGAGGGTTCCGAGAGCCTCGAGGAGTGGACGATTTCGCACGCTGACGGCACGTCGTTTTCGCCGTCGGATCGGCCCGCGGTTCGCGTCCTCGAAACCGGCAATCAGGTTCTCGACCAAAAAGTCGTCGTCGAACGTCCTTCCGGTGACCGAATATGGCTCTCCGTGAGTGCCGCTCCCGTCTACGACGACGGCGGCGATCTCCAGCGAATCATCACTACGGCCGAGGACATCACCGGGGTCAAAGAACGCGAGCAACAACTCGAGTCCGAACTCGGGGAACTGCTCGGACGGGTCTCCGACGCGTTCTACGCGCTCGACGACGAGTATCGATTCACGCACGTCAACGAACGCGCCGAGGAACTGCTCCAGGCCAGCGAAGAGGAGCTACTCGGCGAGTCGCTCTGGGAGATGTTTCCGGAGGCGGCCGAGGTCGACGAGGTCTGGGACGCGTTTCACACGGCGATGGAGACCCAGGAGCAGACCAGTT
It contains:
- a CDS encoding DUF373 family protein — protein: MLLVLCVDLDDDLGRKTGFSTPVIGREDVEEAAVALATADPEDSDVNVVFQGLHIYDDLDSRDESVEVAVVTGLEGSDVKANRKVGDEVDTVLASLTTGEDVTALLVTDGAQDESVVPIIRSRVPIDGVRRVVVRQAQNLESMYYTMKQVLADPETRGTVLIPIGILLLVYPLALLGSLFNLPGLMLGVTSALLGLYLISRGLGLGEHLDETVERLRLSLYAGRMTLIAYVVAATLMVLGGVSGLDTIETVQDETGGSVPVALAAFVYGSIQWIAAAGITTSLGQITDEYIAGSLELRYLNAPFYVIAMAIVLHAVSAFFLDRAGIPYLATALTGGTLLGIVSTLTFAVAESRLSDGARRVEGA
- a CDS encoding PAS domain S-box protein; amino-acid sequence: MGERPENDGTASSPPGADASFSELYRTLVDAVPGGVCQLDADGRLVAVDDALVELTGYDREELVGARPSAFLADDDAERLKAEFRSRSTTDASTLEFELAIQTASGDSIPCELRLNVVSAGGPSRGAVCVVRDQSDRKRREAELESVQDAFESMASVLDEADVGVFLLDSDFEIVWADRTIERFFDLEREAVVGRDKRDVLEETIADRVADPESFVDVIRSSYEDNTAAERFECRLQSVDGAEERWLEHRSNPITAGQYAGGRIELYYDVTDRKRSEVALYEREEQLRTLIEAVDEYAIFMLDTDGTVVTWNTGAQAIKGYTTDDVVGDHFSTFYPEEDAADGKPERLLATAREEGQVEDEGWRVRKDGSRFWANVVITAIRDDGDLVGYAKVTRDMTERREYEEQLRRERDLTEQLLRTSPIAISVRDAEGSLLLANHRARELFGLTEPDLAEGSESLEEWTISHADGTSFSPSDRPAVRVLETGNQVLDQKVVVERPSGDRIWLSVSAAPVYDDGGDLQRIITTAEDITGVKEREQQLESELGELLGRVSDAFYALDDEYRFTHVNERAEELLQASEEELLGESLWEMFPEAAEVDEVWDAFHTAMETQEQTSYELYFEPLDFWVEANLYPSETGVSVYFRDVTERIEREQELAESERRYRTLAEHFPNGVVMLFDEDLRCTLAAGQAFERLPLSVDGIEGRTPMEAIGGEAGELLEETYGDALEGTERSIEIEHASRQWAVHVVPITTVEGESVAGLSMFQDITERNERIQKLEQFASVVSHGLRNPLGIAQIYTDMARREGNPEDFDQIEQSLDRMETIIENLLTTSREGRTVSDPDPASLAATTTAAWQNVETGEATLEMDNDLGRVLVDEDQLHSLLENLFRNAVEYGGEAVTIRVRSLEDEPGFAVEDTGPGIPAEKRDEVLQYGYTSGSGTGIGLAVVRDIAQAHGWELSITEGEEGGARFEFRGLETA